In the genome of Drosophila yakuba strain Tai18E2 chromosome 3R, Prin_Dyak_Tai18E2_2.1, whole genome shotgun sequence, one region contains:
- the LOC6535728 gene encoding uncharacterized protein LOC6535728 isoform X1 has product MPVQELFIVIDNIYHGFRRCFGPENQTETRTFLAYNAMKKIGKRRRRIFKSKLGWQHVRRNHFSSSEESFQNVTATELNGYFTRGKFTAPMTVSHDPDISPSIGLVHRRRLQNRPLMLNARQVLQVQWGGWWQRYWPTLVAASMQMSCGSSVLCHSLLGLYDDEESSPPIVVLICHFGQAIKKLCKKVDLAICSNGRSPNYVTTSAAMELIDIRGFFQHINNALVDFLLRAADSGMYML; this is encoded by the exons ATGCCAGTACAggaattgtttattgttatcGACAACATTTACCATGGATTCCGACGCTGCTTCGGACCCGAAAA TCAGACTGAAACCAGAACGTTTCTCGCTTACAATGCGATGAAAAAAATTGGTAAACGACGTCGcagaatatttaaaagtaaactCGGTTGGCAACATGTGCGGAGGAATCATTTTTCCAGCAGCGAAGAAAGCTTCCAAAATGTGACTGCCACAGAACTCAACGGGTATTTCACCAGGGGCAAGTTTACAGCTCCAATGACTGTGAGCCATGATCCCGATATAAGCCCTTCCATTGGCCTGGTGCATCGTCGGAGACTCCAGAACCGCCCGCTGATGTTGAATGCCCGGCAGGTTCTTCAAGTTCAGTGGGGCGGTTGGTGGCAGAGGTACTGGCCCACTCTCGTGGCAGCCAGTATGCAG ATGAGCTGCGGATCTTCGGTCCTTTGCCATTCGCTGTTGGGGCTGTACGATGACGAAGAATCAAGTCCACCAATCGTGGTGCTCATTTGTCACTTTGGCCAGGCGATTAAAAAG CTTTGCAAAAAGGTTGACTTGGCCATTTGTAGCAATGGCCGTAGTCCCAATTATGTGACCACTTCGGCTGCCATGGAGTTGATCGACATTCGTGGTTTTTTTCAACATATTAACAATGCCCTGGTAGACTTCCTGCTCAGAGCCGCTGATTCTGGGATGTATATGTTATAG
- the LOC6535728 gene encoding uncharacterized protein LOC6535728 isoform X3 has product MPVQELFIVIDNIYHGFRRCFGPENQTETRTFLAYNAMKKIGKRRRRIFKSKLGWQHVRRNHFSSSEESFQNVTATELNGYFTRGKFTAPMTVSHDPDISPSIGLVHRRRLQNRPLMLNARQVLQVQWGGWWQRYWPTLVAASMQP; this is encoded by the exons ATGCCAGTACAggaattgtttattgttatcGACAACATTTACCATGGATTCCGACGCTGCTTCGGACCCGAAAA TCAGACTGAAACCAGAACGTTTCTCGCTTACAATGCGATGAAAAAAATTGGTAAACGACGTCGcagaatatttaaaagtaaactCGGTTGGCAACATGTGCGGAGGAATCATTTTTCCAGCAGCGAAGAAAGCTTCCAAAATGTGACTGCCACAGAACTCAACGGGTATTTCACCAGGGGCAAGTTTACAGCTCCAATGACTGTGAGCCATGATCCCGATATAAGCCCTTCCATTGGCCTGGTGCATCGTCGGAGACTCCAGAACCGCCCGCTGATGTTGAATGCCCGGCAGGTTCTTCAAGTTCAGTGGGGCGGTTGGTGGCAGAGGTACTGGCCCACTCTCGTGGCAGCCAGTATGCAG CCATAA
- the LOC6535728 gene encoding uncharacterized protein LOC6535728 isoform X2 — protein MKKIGKRRRRIFKSKLGWQHVRRNHFSSSEESFQNVTATELNGYFTRGKFTAPMTVSHDPDISPSIGLVHRRRLQNRPLMLNARQVLQVQWGGWWQRYWPTLVAASMQMSCGSSVLCHSLLGLYDDEESSPPIVVLICHFGQAIKKLCKKVDLAICSNGRSPNYVTTSAAMELIDIRGFFQHINNALVDFLLRAADSGMYML, from the exons ATGAAAAAAATTGGTAAACGACGTCGcagaatatttaaaagtaaactCGGTTGGCAACATGTGCGGAGGAATCATTTTTCCAGCAGCGAAGAAAGCTTCCAAAATGTGACTGCCACAGAACTCAACGGGTATTTCACCAGGGGCAAGTTTACAGCTCCAATGACTGTGAGCCATGATCCCGATATAAGCCCTTCCATTGGCCTGGTGCATCGTCGGAGACTCCAGAACCGCCCGCTGATGTTGAATGCCCGGCAGGTTCTTCAAGTTCAGTGGGGCGGTTGGTGGCAGAGGTACTGGCCCACTCTCGTGGCAGCCAGTATGCAG ATGAGCTGCGGATCTTCGGTCCTTTGCCATTCGCTGTTGGGGCTGTACGATGACGAAGAATCAAGTCCACCAATCGTGGTGCTCATTTGTCACTTTGGCCAGGCGATTAAAAAG CTTTGCAAAAAGGTTGACTTGGCCATTTGTAGCAATGGCCGTAGTCCCAATTATGTGACCACTTCGGCTGCCATGGAGTTGATCGACATTCGTGGTTTTTTTCAACATATTAACAATGCCCTGGTAGACTTCCTGCTCAGAGCCGCTGATTCTGGGATGTATATGTTATAG